TTGGAAGTGTTACAAAACCTACAAGCAGTAGCATTACTGCTGAAATTGAAAAGCTCTTAGGAGAAAAAGCGCAGTGAGCAAGAAACGTATTGCCATCATCGGAGCAGGCATCTCCGGCTTAGGATGTGCTTATGCCCTAAGACAGCACCCTGAATTTGACATTACTCTATATGAGTCTGGAGACCACATTGGCGGTCACAGCAATACTGTGAACTTTACTTGTGAAGTGGGTGGCGAATCTATCACGCACGGTGTTGATACTGGATTCTTAGTATTTAATCGCAAAACATATCCACGCTTAGTTCGTCTGTTTGAAGAAATTCAAGCGCCCGTATCGCCTTCTGAAATGTCTTTCTCTGTGTCAATTGATTCATCCGAAAGATCAAGCTCTCCGAGAAAAATTGAGTGGGCTGGCAACGACATCAATTCATTTTTTGGTCAACGCACCAACCTTCTATCTCCATCGTTTTGGCGCATGGCCTACGACATACTGCGCTTTAACCGCATGGCAACCAACTTAGCGCTTGCGCAGATTGAGGGCGGCCATCAATACAAAGAGCCTGATGAAACTATTGCCAATTTCTTAGATCGCAATCGCTTAAGTCAAAGCTTTAGAGAGAATTACTTTCTCCCGATGATTGGCGCAATTTGGTCTTGCTCTGTTGAGCAAATGCTGGAGTTCCCGATTCAAACAATGGTTCGCTTCTGCCATAACCACGGGCTCCTACAAATCCAGAATCGTCCTCAGTGGCTGACCATCAAAGGTGGCTCAAGAGAATATGTCAAACGCATAGTGAGCGCCCTTGAGCAATCCGGTATCAGCATTGAGCGCGAGGCTGCCGTTCGCGTAAATACAAACCGAAACGACTCAAATCAAGTGGAAGTTATCACGCCATCCGGCGCATCCATGTTCGATGAAGTAGTAATGGCCTGTCATAGCGACCAAACACTAGATCTAGTTCATGGTATCAATCAGCAAGCCAGAGATATTTTGGCAGCCATTCCCTATCAAAAGAATCGCGCCATTTTGCATACGGACACGCATTTTTTGCCAGAAGAAAAACGTTGTTGGGCCGCTTGGAATTACACTGCCAAATCTGGTGCAAAGCCATCATCCAAGCAACATGTCAGCGTGAACTATTTGATTAATCGCTTACAACCATTGCCAGAAAAATTACAGAACACTCAAATTATTGTGAGCCTCAATCCGTCGACTGAGCCTGATCCTAAACTTGTGCATCAAGAAATTCACTATTCACATCCAGTATTTGACATGGGCGCCATTCAGGCCCAAAAAGAATTGCCATTAATTCAGGGCTCTTCCTCAATCTGGTATTGCGGCGCTTGGACTGGGTTTGGCTTTCATGAGGATGGCTTGCGCTCAGGCGAATTGGTAGCAGAAGCCCTAATCGAAAGCATTCGCTCCCCACTGAAATCCCAGCCCATACAAGATGCGCAATAAATGAATCAGCCAAAGATTAACTTTGGAGTAGTGAAGCATCGGCGCCTAAGACCCGCGAAGAATGTATTTGGCTATGGCGTCTTTACCATCTCTATTCCGATGCGCGCCAGGAAGGCAGACCCAGAAATTCTGCATACGAGAGGCTTAAGAGATAACCGCCTTGGACTCTTTTCCTTCCTTGATAAAGATCACGGCGCAGGCCAACAAGATAGCCTGGCTTGGATTGAGAAGATTTTGGAAGAGAACCACATTCCCAATGTCGATGGAGAAATTTGGTTGCAAACTTTTCCAAGAGTCTTAGGTTACGTCTTTAATCCAGTTAGCTTTTGGATCTGCACTCGATCGACCGGAAAAGTTCAAGCGGTATTGGCGGAGGTCAATAACACCTTTGGCGAGCGTCATTGCTATTTGCTATACAAGGACTCTGGCGAAGAACTGCTCTCCGGAGAAACGCTCACGAGCAAAAAAGTCTTTCATGTATCGCCATTTTGTGAAGTGCGCGGCGAATACCATTTTCGTTTCTTATTTCCACAAGACAGCATTACAGGCAAGAACTCAGTATGTCGCATTGAATTACATGAAGATGGACAACCTCTCATCACGACGAGTATCAGCGGTACAAGTCGTGAGCTAAGTCGCTCAGCCCTTTATTTGGCCTTTTTACGTTACCCCCTAATGAGTCTTGGGGTCATTTTCAGAATCCACTGGCAGGCATTGAAATTATGGATAAAAGGTGTACCCTTTCATTCGAAGCCTAAGCCACCAGAACTCGAAATTAGCAGATGAATCGCCCCGGACAATCTTTACTTTCAAGACTGAATTTTTCACGCACGCAAAACAAAGTTGCGTCTTCGCATCGTCACCAAGTGAGCGCGGCAGCATTGCTGCAGCTTCTCTCCCAATTAAGCAGTGGTTATCTGAAAATGACCCTGCCAAACGGAGAACAACGCGAGTTTGGTAATCGTGCGGATGCCTTGCATGCTGAAATTGTGGTTTTAGATTGGTCTGTGTTTAAAGAAGTGATGTCTCACGGTGATATTGGCTTTGCAGAAAGCTATATTCGCGGGCAATGGAATACACCTGACCTAAAAGCTATTCTCGAGCTTGCCATCCGCAATAGAACTATTCTTGAGAAGGCAATTTACGGTAGCTGGTA
The window above is part of the Polynucleobacter sp. AP-Kolm-20A-A1 genome. Proteins encoded here:
- a CDS encoding NAD(P)/FAD-dependent oxidoreductase, encoding MSKKRIAIIGAGISGLGCAYALRQHPEFDITLYESGDHIGGHSNTVNFTCEVGGESITHGVDTGFLVFNRKTYPRLVRLFEEIQAPVSPSEMSFSVSIDSSERSSSPRKIEWAGNDINSFFGQRTNLLSPSFWRMAYDILRFNRMATNLALAQIEGGHQYKEPDETIANFLDRNRLSQSFRENYFLPMIGAIWSCSVEQMLEFPIQTMVRFCHNHGLLQIQNRPQWLTIKGGSREYVKRIVSALEQSGISIEREAAVRVNTNRNDSNQVEVITPSGASMFDEVVMACHSDQTLDLVHGINQQARDILAAIPYQKNRAILHTDTHFLPEEKRCWAAWNYTAKSGAKPSSKQHVSVNYLINRLQPLPEKLQNTQIIVSLNPSTEPDPKLVHQEIHYSHPVFDMGAIQAQKELPLIQGSSSIWYCGAWTGFGFHEDGLRSGELVAEALIESIRSPLKSQPIQDAQ
- a CDS encoding DUF1365 domain-containing protein, which gives rise to MNQPKINFGVVKHRRLRPAKNVFGYGVFTISIPMRARKADPEILHTRGLRDNRLGLFSFLDKDHGAGQQDSLAWIEKILEENHIPNVDGEIWLQTFPRVLGYVFNPVSFWICTRSTGKVQAVLAEVNNTFGERHCYLLYKDSGEELLSGETLTSKKVFHVSPFCEVRGEYHFRFLFPQDSITGKNSVCRIELHEDGQPLITTSISGTSRELSRSALYLAFLRYPLMSLGVIFRIHWQALKLWIKGVPFHSKPKPPELEISR